CTGATGCTCATTGTTTTATTCGCCGGAGTGAAAATGTCCGAGCAATCGGTTGCGTCCCCTTGGGCGCCTTACCAGCCATTCCAATACTTCGCCGTTCCGAAAGTCGTGACGAATGAACTTGCAGTCACTGCAAAAAACTTTGCATTCTCTTTCTCGAATGGTTTGATTGTGTTGGGAGTCGCGAGTGTACTCGTTTGGATAGTGATTGCTGTTGTGTCGGTAGTGCACTATCGATTTACACGGTAGGAATTGAATGTAGCTGCTCATCGGGGGATGAGGATGAGCGGCTTTTTTGCGTGGGGAGAAGTTTACCACCGGCGTGCACGACGTTATCACCGACTTAGCAGAGTTTATCACCGACTCTCGGGCAGTTATCACCGACTTTCACCGGTTTATCACCGCTTTGCTGCAATTTGAGTAATTTCTATGGTGGTGTCCAAGCATTTTCTGCGAATGCAACAGCTTACCACCGACTCTCGGCTAATTATCACCGACTTAGCTGACTTTACCACCGACTCTCCCCGAATTACCACCGACTCTCTATAATTCAGGCATTTTCCTTAGTGAAATCAATTCAAACCCGCCAAATTTTCATGCCTGCAAGAGTTTATCACAACTTAAAGGATCTTTATCACCGCTCAACCATTTATTAGGCATGAATCTAAAGCCGACATTCACCCATCTTAAGAATTTCTTCATAATTCCCCTTATCGAATGTTAAGATTTACCCACTACAATTGGTATCATAGAGGAAAGTGAGGTGCGGATGATGGCGAAGTTCACAGTTCTCGTGGCGGATGATGATAAAGAAATCCGCGATGGGATCGAGATTTATTTAAAAAATGAAGGATACAGCGTGTTGAAAGCAGCGGACGGGAAAGAGGCGCTTGATTTGATTCAAACGAATGAAGTCCACCTGCTCATCCTCGACATTATGATGCCGAATATGGATGGGATTACGGCGACGTTCAAAATCCGGGAGGCGCAAAATATCCCGATCATCATGCTCAGCGCGAAGGCGGAGGATACGGATAAAATTCATGGGTTGTCAGTCGGCGCGGATGATTATGTGACGAAACCGTTCCATCCGCTTGAGTTGATGGCGCGCGTCAAATCGCAGCTGCGACGGTATGTCCAATTTGGCACATATGACGGCCAGAAAAAGATTGAAATTGACGGGTTGACGCTCGATGAAGATGCAAAAGAGTTATCGGTTGATGGGAAACCGGTGAAGCTGACGCCGATTGAATATAAGATTACGGAATTGCTCATGAAAAACGCGGGGCGTGTGTTTTCAATAAATGAGATTTACGAACGAGTGTGGAATGAAGAAGCGTATAATGCGGAAAATATTGTTGCGGTCCATATCCGCAAAATTCGTGAGAAGATCGAAGCGGACCCGAAAAATCCGAGATATGTAAAGGTGGTGTGGGGCATTGGGTACAAAATCGAGAAGTGAGTGGGGTTCACTCATGTTATCAGTCATCGCTATTGGAATTGCGGTAGTTAGCATCGTCCTTTGCTCACCCCACATCATCGATATGCTTGAAAGCGGATGGGAACGATCAACACGTGCCATCGCCTATTTTTTACGCATTATTAGAGGAGGCGCGGCATGATGAAAAATAAAATTTTACTATTCTTATGGGCTTCGCTTGTTACGATTGTGCTTCTTGCCAGCCTATCATTCGCAAGACAGGCAACGGGGCTGATTGGAAAGGATTTTACCGATTCGGATGATATGAAGTGGCGGTTAGACGAGTTTTACAATACGCTCGGACCGACAGTGCTCAACCCGATTGACGTGGAAGAGGCGAAGAAAAATATTACCGTATCCGACAGTGAAATTGAGGATCATCGGACCCGGTACGGAACGATGGCAGACCAGCTTTCCAATATCCATGAGCAGTATGAACAGAGAATAGCGGACGCGAAAAATGCTGGTAATGAAGTATTGATGAGTACGTTGACTGAAGAGCGGGATATGAAACTTGATGACATCCGAAAGAACTTCGAGAGCGACGATCACGTGGAGGCGAAAATACGCAAAGAAAAAGAGAAGGCGTTAGTCCAATATGTGAATGAAGTCAAAGCCAATTCATTTTCATTGCCGGTTGCCTATGAATTCACCGATGTTGAGACGGGGGAGACGGTTTCTTCCGGAGATGTCTCACAGCCAGCAGTTTATAAAAAGCAATTCGATGCAGCAAAAGGGTATTTCAAGGCGAATTCGTTGCCCGGAAACTATGGAAACTCAAATGGCTGGGTAAAGACTTCCTATACTCAAAAAGATATTATGTTTCCGGATACAGAGGTCACAATCATGAATTCCGTGAAAACGTTCGAAGGCGTAGTCATCGTTCCGAAAACGGCAGTCGCAAAAGGCGGTGCCTTACATTCGCAATACAAGGATTTCAATAAAGGGAAATTTGCCATGTACATCTTTTGGTTGCTTGGCATCGTAGCACTAATCGCCTTATTGACTGCCATGAAGTTTCAGAAGGAATGGGTGACGGGGACAGCAATTGCAGATTGGTATGCCGATGTGAAAATCGATGCAAAGGCGGCTGCATTTTTCATGTCAGCGCTAATTTTAGTTGGATACATTAACAGCGAATCCTACAATCTGTTGAACTTCTTTACGGTCCAAGGACTGGAGAGGTGGATTATTTGGCTCGGGTCCTTCTTTGTCGGGGGCGTCGTCATGACTGCCCTGATTGCATTCCAGCTTGTAAATGGTGTGGAACGATGGAGGCGGGAAGGGGTATTTGTAAAGGACGTAAAAAATAGTTACACACTCCGATTCTTTAAGGCGTGGCGTGAAATGTTCCTGAAAAAGTCGATCGGTGTTCAGTCGTTCATCCTGCTTATCGGATTTTTCTTAGCGGGAATCGGATTCATAGTCGGTCTTATGAATGGGGCTTTATTCATCATCTACGTCTTTTGCGTCCTTTTCCTTGGCCTTCCCGCCCTCTATATTTTCGTCCGACGTTCCGCATACTTGAACCGAATTATCATTGCGACGGAACAAATGGCTGCAGGACGTTTGAATGAAGATATTAAAATTAAAGGTCGCTCACCACTTGCGGAGCACGCGAAAAACTTGAACAATCTCCGAGAAGGTGTGCGGGTTTCCATGAGTGAGCAGGCGAAAAGCGAGCGGTTGAAAACGGAATTGATTACGAATGTTAGCCATGACCTACGGACGCCGTTGACATCGATCATCACAT
The genomic region above belongs to Sporosarcina sp. Marseille-Q4943 and contains:
- a CDS encoding response regulator transcription factor, translating into MAKFTVLVADDDKEIRDGIEIYLKNEGYSVLKAADGKEALDLIQTNEVHLLILDIMMPNMDGITATFKIREAQNIPIIMLSAKAEDTDKIHGLSVGADDYVTKPFHPLELMARVKSQLRRYVQFGTYDGQKKIEIDGLTLDEDAKELSVDGKPVKLTPIEYKITELLMKNAGRVFSINEIYERVWNEEAYNAENIVAVHIRKIREKIEADPKNPRYVKVVWGIGYKIEK
- a CDS encoding HAMP domain-containing sensor histidine kinase, whose product is MMKNKILLFLWASLVTIVLLASLSFARQATGLIGKDFTDSDDMKWRLDEFYNTLGPTVLNPIDVEEAKKNITVSDSEIEDHRTRYGTMADQLSNIHEQYEQRIADAKNAGNEVLMSTLTEERDMKLDDIRKNFESDDHVEAKIRKEKEKALVQYVNEVKANSFSLPVAYEFTDVETGETVSSGDVSQPAVYKKQFDAAKGYFKANSLPGNYGNSNGWVKTSYTQKDIMFPDTEVTIMNSVKTFEGVVIVPKTAVAKGGALHSQYKDFNKGKFAMYIFWLLGIVALIALLTAMKFQKEWVTGTAIADWYADVKIDAKAAAFFMSALILVGYINSESYNLLNFFTVQGLERWIIWLGSFFVGGVVMTALIAFQLVNGVERWRREGVFVKDVKNSYTLRFFKAWREMFLKKSIGVQSFILLIGFFLAGIGFIVGLMNGALFIIYVFCVLFLGLPALYIFVRRSAYLNRIIIATEQMAAGRLNEDIKIKGRSPLAEHAKNLNNLREGVRVSMSEQAKSERLKTELITNVSHDLRTPLTSIITYTDLLKDETITPEERAKYVDILDKKSQRLKTLIEDLFEVSKMASGNLELHKQRVDLTQLLQQALAEHAEEIAESGLDFRTTLPEDMLIAYVDGQRWWRVLDNLIVNAIKYSLPGTRVYVTLRKVGESAEFVVKNITKYELGENVDELFERFKRADTSRHTDGSGLGLAIAQSIVDMHGGKMKIDLDGDLFKVTVTVPTK